In Ruminiclostridium papyrosolvens DSM 2782, the following proteins share a genomic window:
- a CDS encoding FAD-dependent oxidoreductase, with translation MANCIYHKGKEKYPNLFLPIRIGNIRLKNRIIGAPTSPSMITAEGHFTPEMIAYLEEKAIGGVSVVTYGEAIVHSATGKSHNKQLQLDSFGVKQGMAQAARSIHNAGAYANIQLSHGGKYGGLASVGGDHNCCDVAYGPSHEMTPMGEVQEMPKELIMEIVESYKTGAKLCKDCGFDMVQVHAAHGWIFSQFLSPVLNSRTDEFGGSLENRARFLLMVLDAVREGVGPKFPIEIRLSGDDLTDIGLGLEDCIRVAQMVDDKVDLFNISCGNHEDPDVFCRTHPSAFYPRGVNVYLAAEIKKHVKTPVACVGSLNDPAQMEEIIAEGQADIVEIGRALLADPYLPKKALEGNADDITPCLRCYECFGETAKSETVKCTVNPTMGQQLQEKYPRRTPERKKKVLIAGGGPAGMQAAITAAARGHEVILAEKSEKLGGNLHPAGAPYFKKDIIDFCNVLINRVEKAGVKVVLNTEVTEDYIKEVSPDALFVAVGSNELRPPIKGIDLPHVIMAVDAELHPEKLGKKVAIMGGGLVGSEAAVSFNHEGKKCTIIEMKGVIAEEVNSFYRGGLMVEVEKSADIYVNTKVKEIVPEGVLCERNGEEFIIAADSVVCALGFRAPYDKVDALCSLVDEYYIIGDCKNVGQIYHAINSAYYAAQLI, from the coding sequence ATGGCAAATTGTATTTATCATAAGGGAAAAGAAAAGTATCCAAATCTTTTTTTGCCGATCCGTATAGGTAATATCAGATTAAAAAACAGAATTATTGGTGCTCCCACAAGCCCAAGTATGATTACAGCAGAGGGACATTTTACACCTGAAATGATTGCTTATCTGGAAGAAAAAGCAATTGGTGGTGTCAGTGTAGTTACTTACGGAGAAGCAATTGTACATTCCGCAACAGGAAAATCGCATAATAAACAGCTTCAGCTAGATTCATTTGGAGTAAAACAAGGCATGGCACAAGCGGCAAGGTCAATTCATAACGCCGGAGCCTATGCAAATATTCAACTGTCACATGGCGGAAAATATGGTGGACTTGCAAGCGTCGGAGGTGATCACAACTGCTGTGATGTGGCATACGGACCTAGTCATGAGATGACACCTATGGGTGAAGTCCAGGAGATGCCAAAGGAACTGATTATGGAAATCGTTGAATCATATAAGACAGGAGCAAAGCTTTGCAAAGACTGTGGGTTTGATATGGTTCAGGTACATGCGGCACATGGATGGATATTTTCACAGTTTTTATCACCTGTGTTGAATAGTAGAACGGATGAATTCGGAGGTTCACTTGAAAATAGGGCGAGATTCCTACTTATGGTACTTGATGCTGTAAGAGAAGGGGTTGGACCAAAATTCCCAATTGAAATCAGACTGTCAGGGGATGACTTGACAGATATCGGCTTGGGGTTGGAAGACTGTATTAGAGTTGCTCAAATGGTAGATGATAAAGTGGATTTATTCAATATCTCGTGCGGAAATCATGAAGATCCGGATGTTTTTTGCAGAACACATCCGTCAGCTTTTTATCCAAGGGGAGTAAATGTTTATCTGGCAGCTGAAATTAAAAAGCACGTAAAAACACCGGTTGCGTGTGTCGGCTCCTTAAATGATCCTGCGCAGATGGAGGAAATCATAGCAGAAGGTCAGGCTGATATTGTGGAAATAGGTCGTGCATTACTGGCTGACCCATATCTTCCAAAGAAAGCCTTGGAAGGAAATGCAGACGATATTACACCATGTCTGCGTTGTTATGAGTGCTTTGGGGAAACGGCTAAAAGTGAAACTGTTAAGTGTACAGTAAATCCAACGATGGGACAGCAGCTGCAGGAAAAGTATCCGAGAAGAACCCCAGAACGTAAAAAGAAGGTTTTAATAGCCGGAGGTGGCCCCGCGGGTATGCAGGCAGCTATCACAGCAGCTGCACGCGGTCATGAGGTTATACTGGCAGAAAAGTCAGAAAAACTGGGAGGGAATCTTCATCCGGCCGGCGCACCGTATTTCAAAAAGGACATCATTGATTTTTGCAATGTACTGATAAACAGAGTTGAAAAAGCAGGGGTGAAGGTTGTTCTTAATACCGAAGTTACGGAAGACTATATAAAGGAAGTATCTCCTGATGCTTTATTCGTTGCTGTTGGTTCTAATGAGCTGAGACCGCCCATTAAGGGAATAGATTTGCCACATGTCATTATGGCTGTTGATGCGGAACTTCATCCAGAAAAACTTGGTAAAAAAGTAGCTATTATGGGTGGCGGCCTTGTGGGAAGTGAAGCGGCAGTTTCGTTTAATCATGAAGGAAAGAAATGTACAATCATTGAAATGAAGGGCGTTATAGCAGAGGAAGTAAACAGCTTTTATCGTGGAGGTCTTATGGTAGAAGTTGAGAAGAGTGCAGATATTTATGTAAATACAAAAGTAAAAGAAATTGTACCTGAAGGTGTGTTGTGTGAACGAAATGGAGAAGAATTTATCATAGCAGCCGATTCTGTAGTTTGTGCACTGGGTTTTCGTGCACCTTATGATAAAGTAGATGCTTTGTGCAGTCTGGTAGATGAATACTATATTATCGGTGATTGCAAAAATGTAGGGCAAATATATCATGCGATAAACAGTGCTTACTATGCAGCACAACTGATTTAG
- a CDS encoding FAD-dependent oxidoreductase, translating into MKSITKYSNLFKPITIGNLLFKNRIFSAPTSLNWGAVDGNLTPETIAYYELKARGGAAVVTMGESIVHTLTGKSHDRQIELDNPTSLVGLSQLAKAIKRHGAVPSAELSHGGKWGGLISMAGSLKADRVAYGPSAEMTEAGEVKEMPEKLLLEIIESFGKGAAVLKRAGFEMCMVHAGHGWFFGQFLSPKTNHRTDRFGGSFENRARVLVMALESIRRNVGPGFPIEVRMSGDEFISGGITAEEGIKLAKTIEGKCDLINVSAGMHENLELYIRTHPTQFAEKGPNVYLAEAIRKEVKIPVSTVGAIVDPEMMEEIIASGKADIVELGRPLLADPYLPNKLREGKEKEITKCLRCMGCFGESLKTETTSCTVNPVIGNEFNEWIAKSQPTTPKKVMIIGGGPGGMKAAITAAERGHDVVLYEKSDTLGGALKFAKYVDFKYGLYEFKEVLEYLLKKSTVCIHMNTEATTETVESENPDVLLLAVGASPILPCIKGIDGKNVKLAEDVYGNENQVGETVVILGGGLVGCETAAHLARRGKKVTIVEMRQDIALDSEVFYRTAMKVDLSRNNVKVITNAIGLAVNEVGLVIKTQDGNEKLIKAETVISAAGYRADHVLFQEMSNAAPVVQIIGDCRRPGKVTNAVSDGYYIALDI; encoded by the coding sequence ATGAAGAGTATTACAAAATATTCAAATCTTTTTAAGCCAATTACTATTGGTAACTTACTATTTAAAAACAGAATTTTTTCAGCACCTACGTCATTGAATTGGGGAGCAGTTGATGGCAATCTTACTCCCGAGACAATAGCATACTATGAGTTAAAGGCAAGGGGCGGTGCAGCCGTTGTGACGATGGGAGAAAGTATTGTACATACTCTTACAGGAAAATCACATGACCGTCAGATTGAATTAGATAACCCAACTTCTCTTGTTGGATTATCTCAATTGGCCAAGGCTATTAAAAGACACGGCGCAGTTCCAAGTGCAGAGCTGTCTCACGGCGGAAAATGGGGAGGGCTTATCAGCATGGCAGGCAGCTTGAAAGCTGACAGGGTTGCCTATGGACCAAGTGCAGAAATGACAGAAGCTGGTGAAGTGAAGGAAATGCCTGAGAAACTGTTGCTAGAGATTATTGAATCATTTGGAAAGGGTGCAGCAGTACTGAAACGCGCAGGATTTGAAATGTGCATGGTTCATGCAGGGCATGGATGGTTCTTCGGACAGTTTTTATCACCCAAAACAAATCACCGTACTGACCGGTTTGGCGGAAGCTTTGAAAATAGAGCAAGAGTACTTGTCATGGCATTGGAATCTATCCGAAGGAATGTAGGACCCGGATTTCCTATTGAAGTACGTATGAGCGGGGATGAGTTTATAAGCGGCGGTATTACTGCTGAAGAAGGAATAAAGCTTGCGAAGACGATTGAAGGTAAATGTGATTTGATAAATGTGTCAGCCGGAATGCATGAAAATCTTGAGTTGTATATCAGAACCCATCCAACGCAGTTCGCAGAAAAAGGGCCCAATGTTTATCTGGCAGAAGCAATCAGAAAAGAAGTAAAAATTCCTGTTTCAACAGTAGGAGCAATTGTGGATCCGGAAATGATGGAAGAAATAATTGCATCAGGTAAAGCTGACATTGTTGAGTTAGGCAGACCATTACTGGCTGATCCTTATCTACCAAATAAGCTGCGTGAGGGTAAAGAAAAGGAAATTACGAAGTGTCTCCGGTGCATGGGATGCTTCGGAGAATCATTAAAGACAGAGACAACTTCTTGTACGGTTAATCCCGTCATTGGGAATGAATTTAATGAGTGGATAGCAAAAAGTCAGCCGACTACTCCAAAAAAGGTTATGATTATTGGCGGAGGCCCCGGAGGAATGAAGGCCGCTATCACAGCGGCAGAACGGGGGCACGATGTAGTGTTGTATGAAAAGTCCGATACATTGGGAGGCGCACTTAAATTTGCAAAATATGTAGACTTCAAGTATGGATTATATGAATTCAAAGAAGTATTGGAGTATCTGTTGAAAAAAAGTACTGTTTGTATTCATATGAATACAGAAGCAACTACTGAAACTGTAGAATCAGAAAATCCGGATGTATTATTGCTTGCAGTTGGTGCATCCCCAATACTTCCATGTATAAAGGGAATTGACGGAAAAAATGTTAAGTTGGCAGAAGATGTATATGGAAACGAAAATCAAGTTGGTGAAACTGTAGTAATTCTCGGAGGCGGATTGGTTGGCTGTGAAACAGCGGCGCATTTGGCGAGAAGAGGGAAAAAAGTAACGATTGTAGAAATGAGACAGGATATAGCATTAGATTCAGAAGTATTCTACCGTACTGCTATGAAAGTTGATTTGAGCAGAAATAATGTAAAAGTTATAACTAATGCTATAGGCTTGGCAGTAAATGAAGTTGGACTTGTCATTAAAACTCAGGACGGAAATGAAAAGCTGATAAAAGCAGAAACTGTCATTAGTGCAGCCGGGTATCGTGCAGACCATGTGCTTTTTCAAGAAATGAGCAACGCAGCTCCGGTTGTACAGATAATTGGAGATTGCAGAAGACCGGGTAAAGTTACTAATGCAGTATCGGATGGATATTATATAGCACTTGATATATGA
- a CDS encoding xylulokinase, translated as MTENYLLGIDLGTTNVKGIIMDQNGNVTASASRQNALIFPGTGMVEQDADVWWKNTTEILSEITEKAGKDIVKRIRGISVSSQTVTLLPLDKAGNPLRNAIIWMDSRSSSELQYIINEIGYKRYVSIIGGQPDTVFLPNKILWYKKNEPELFHKTYQIVQASSYINYKLTGKITMDIDQASRTQCLDINTLKWSDEVSRTIGADLNSLLPQPQAVTDVIGNVTSAAAAQTGLVSGIPVIAGASDALASMYAMGLSRLGEAGESSGTSSLVFVGHNIPSATDLPLVTKPCPISGMPYIFDAPLSTTGAALKWYLDTFGKAEKDFANEHDLDVYEYMKQLAKESCAGSKGVMFFPYLMGERAPLWNSYARGMFIGLSLDTERKEIIRSVLEGTAFALRHVISTIKETGAKVDSLRITGGGSKNRIWSQIKASMLNIPVHILDEKSGDVPFGDTLIAGQAVGVFPDITNSMEKLVTVKEIIQPIKEWTDAYDQMYPLYIDMYKHLDSDLKQLKETISKLTR; from the coding sequence ATGACGGAAAACTACTTATTAGGAATTGACCTTGGTACTACAAATGTAAAAGGAATCATTATGGACCAAAACGGGAATGTTACTGCTTCTGCATCAAGGCAGAATGCTTTAATATTTCCGGGCACCGGTATGGTGGAACAGGACGCAGATGTGTGGTGGAAGAATACCACAGAGATTTTGTCTGAAATTACAGAAAAAGCAGGAAAGGATATTGTAAAACGTATCCGTGGTATCTCAGTAAGTTCACAGACAGTTACTCTACTTCCACTTGATAAGGCCGGAAATCCTTTACGTAACGCAATCATCTGGATGGATAGCCGTTCCTCTTCTGAATTGCAGTATATTATAAATGAAATCGGGTATAAACGTTATGTATCCATTATTGGCGGACAGCCGGATACTGTTTTTCTTCCAAATAAAATACTATGGTATAAAAAAAATGAACCGGAACTGTTCCATAAAACCTACCAGATTGTTCAGGCAAGTTCATATATCAACTACAAACTGACTGGAAAAATCACGATGGATATTGATCAGGCTTCCCGCACACAGTGCCTTGACATTAATACTTTAAAGTGGTCTGATGAAGTATCACGTACAATTGGTGCCGATCTAAATTCTTTATTGCCACAGCCTCAGGCAGTCACTGATGTCATTGGTAACGTAACATCTGCCGCTGCTGCACAGACAGGTTTAGTCAGTGGCATCCCCGTTATAGCAGGTGCCAGTGATGCATTAGCCTCAATGTATGCAATGGGACTTAGCAGGCTGGGAGAAGCCGGAGAATCCTCGGGTACTTCTTCCCTTGTGTTCGTTGGCCATAATATTCCAAGCGCTACTGATCTTCCTCTTGTAACAAAGCCCTGTCCTATTTCCGGTATGCCATATATATTTGATGCTCCACTCAGTACAACCGGTGCAGCCCTAAAGTGGTACCTGGATACTTTTGGAAAAGCAGAAAAAGACTTTGCAAATGAGCATGATTTAGATGTTTACGAATATATGAAACAACTTGCAAAGGAATCCTGTGCCGGAAGCAAAGGAGTAATGTTCTTTCCTTATCTTATGGGTGAACGTGCACCACTTTGGAATTCATATGCACGAGGAATGTTTATCGGATTATCTTTAGATACTGAGAGAAAAGAAATAATCCGTTCCGTATTAGAAGGAACTGCATTTGCACTGCGACATGTCATATCTACAATTAAAGAAACCGGTGCCAAGGTTGATTCGCTGCGCATCACGGGAGGCGGTTCAAAGAATCGTATCTGGTCTCAGATAAAAGCCTCTATGCTTAATATTCCCGTACACATTCTTGATGAAAAATCGGGCGATGTTCCTTTTGGTGATACACTGATAGCAGGACAAGCCGTAGGAGTATTCCCAGATATTACAAATAGCATGGAAAAACTAGTAACTGTAAAAGAAATTATTCAGCCAATAAAAGAATGGACTGATGCATATGACCAAATGTATCCCCTTTATATCGATATGTATAAGCATCTTGATTCTGACCTGAAGCAGTTGAAGGAAACCATATCCAAATTGACTAGATAG
- a CDS encoding BglG family transcription antiterminator, producing the protein MSIRQRKLLRILNSAHGICTGNELSGKLGISERTVRNDISEINHMLEPYRIYIKAIHGKGYFLKIGNRRVFLELIAEKDNLLTKEDRIKTLLLKLIKGNECMDLRELEDEMYISKTTLENDLKIIKKRIMESRPYLELVRNGYYVRLADDEIKKRSILIQLYCENWDYDSKDGIVLEENLISKEILNQIHIVLEQVLKEYKLEIDDYGLVYLIISVAIAYLRILDGHRLKNVDNICEELIIQEASAEIWEKLNKQWQLDIEPLEYIWLGCILKQLTVLCIMDYESILEKVEKKSIFLASTVLNDIQQDYDLEFCNNKRLFAGMALHIQALLHNMISYHTQNKYLLDEIRIKNPFLADIAYDLCDRLQQICKLNLGKEEEDYLLPLLLSVQRDWLQKLRGDGIKVAIVSHLNSDLNCYFTNKMQEIFGKRINLNGPYPIYKREAIDEIQPSLILTTVQMDDFQYFSVPVITVSPLVNEEDRKKIELCLNEIETLLLYTRSKKFESCRKVEDTDEQ; encoded by the coding sequence TTGAGCATAAGACAGCGAAAACTACTTCGCATTTTGAACTCTGCTCATGGCATTTGTACAGGAAATGAATTATCCGGTAAGCTAGGAATTTCGGAAAGAACAGTGAGAAATGACATCAGTGAAATAAATCATATGCTGGAACCTTATAGGATATATATTAAAGCTATACACGGAAAAGGATATTTCCTCAAAATTGGTAACAGAAGAGTTTTTCTCGAGTTGATTGCAGAAAAAGATAATCTGCTGACAAAAGAAGATAGAATAAAAACACTGCTCCTGAAGCTTATAAAAGGAAATGAATGCATGGATCTGCGCGAGTTAGAGGATGAAATGTATATCAGCAAGACAACGCTGGAAAATGACTTGAAGATAATAAAAAAACGAATCATGGAAAGCAGGCCTTATCTTGAACTAGTAAGAAATGGTTATTATGTCAGGCTGGCCGATGACGAAATCAAGAAAAGAAGTATTTTAATTCAATTGTATTGTGAAAATTGGGATTATGATTCAAAAGATGGCATTGTACTGGAAGAAAATTTGATTAGTAAGGAGATTTTAAATCAGATTCATATTGTTTTAGAACAGGTTTTGAAAGAGTATAAACTGGAAATAGATGATTATGGGCTGGTTTATTTAATCATTTCGGTTGCCATAGCATATTTAAGGATTCTGGACGGACACAGATTAAAGAACGTTGATAATATTTGTGAGGAGTTAATAATTCAAGAAGCATCTGCAGAGATTTGGGAAAAGCTGAACAAACAGTGGCAGTTGGATATTGAGCCTTTGGAATATATATGGCTTGGATGTATTCTAAAACAGTTAACGGTATTGTGTATCATGGATTATGAAAGTATATTGGAAAAAGTAGAGAAAAAGAGTATTTTTCTGGCATCAACAGTTCTTAATGATATTCAGCAGGATTATGATCTGGAATTTTGCAATAATAAAAGGCTTTTTGCCGGAATGGCACTCCATATACAGGCGTTGCTTCATAATATGATTTCATATCACACTCAAAATAAATATCTGCTGGATGAGATTAGAATTAAGAACCCGTTTTTGGCAGATATTGCATATGATTTGTGTGACAGACTGCAACAAATCTGCAAATTAAATCTTGGAAAAGAAGAAGAAGATTATCTGTTGCCATTGCTGCTTTCTGTACAAAGGGATTGGCTGCAAAAGTTAAGAGGAGATGGGATAAAAGTAGCAATTGTAAGTCATCTGAATTCAGACCTGAACTGCTACTTTACCAATAAAATGCAAGAAATTTTCGGGAAGCGTATAAACTTAAATGGGCCTTATCCAATTTATAAAAGAGAAGCAATTGATGAAATTCAGCCATCATTGATACTTACAACAGTGCAGATGGATGACTTTCAATATTTTTCAGTACCGGTAATTACTGTTTCTCCTTTGGTTAACGAAGAAGATCGAAAGAAAATAGAGCTATGTTTAAACGAAATTGAGACTCTGCTATTATACACAAGATCAAAAAAATTTGAATCATGCAGAAAGGTTGAAGATACTGATGAACAGTAA
- a CDS encoding class II aldolase/adducin family protein → MKYEKIRKQVLDAILEAVDMGLIKGTSGNIAVKDDEEDVVAITPSGIAYKTMKVEDIAIVDMNGKWLDGPYKPSSEAPMHTAVLRARKDMKATVHTHGMYATIMAMYDNDLLPTTPPQAEFAPVKIVPFTMPGSNDLAQKVVDTLGDGRAVLLKNHGMFCCGKDIKSAMAATVYTEEMATTAYYAKLIGIFKPLPEEAIQKMKELIAADQAV, encoded by the coding sequence ATGAAATATGAAAAAATCAGAAAACAGGTATTGGATGCAATTTTAGAAGCGGTAGATATGGGACTGATTAAAGGAACATCCGGCAATATTGCAGTGAAAGATGATGAAGAAGATGTTGTAGCAATTACCCCAAGTGGCATAGCATATAAAACAATGAAAGTTGAGGATATTGCAATTGTTGATATGAATGGAAAATGGCTGGATGGCCCATATAAACCATCATCAGAAGCTCCTATGCACACAGCAGTGCTAAGAGCAAGAAAAGATATGAAAGCGACCGTACATACTCATGGAATGTATGCAACAATTATGGCAATGTATGACAACGATTTACTGCCAACAACTCCACCACAAGCGGAATTTGCGCCAGTAAAAATTGTTCCTTTTACAATGCCGGGAAGTAATGACCTTGCACAGAAAGTTGTAGATACACTGGGAGATGGAAGAGCGGTACTATTAAAGAACCATGGAATGTTCTGCTGTGGTAAAGATATTAAGTCTGCTATGGCAGCAACAGTATATACAGAAGAGATGGCGACTACTGCATATTATGCAAAGTTGATAGGAATATTCAAACCATTGCCTGAAGAAGCAATTCAAAAAATGAAGGAATTAATTGCTGCAGATCAAGCGGTTTAA
- a CDS encoding flavodoxin family protein → MKVAVFHGSPRKGNTYKATKIFLDELTKYKDVQYTEFFLPEAMPEFCTGCQLCLGNPYEKCPHSKYVTPILNTIINSDALIFTTPHFGACSMSSCMKNLLDHLDFLTMNIAPRAELFKKKVFIITTGAGSIAAIKPIKKYILSCQTRVPIYFYDFHVSHV, encoded by the coding sequence ATGAAGGTTGCGGTGTTTCACGGGAGTCCCCGAAAGGGTAATACCTATAAGGCTACAAAAATCTTTTTAGATGAGTTGACAAAATACAAAGATGTTCAATACACCGAGTTTTTTCTTCCTGAAGCCATGCCGGAGTTTTGCACTGGGTGTCAACTTTGCCTTGGCAACCCGTATGAAAAATGTCCTCATTCAAAATACGTAACTCCAATTTTGAACACAATAATTAATTCTGATGCACTGATATTTACCACTCCTCATTTTGGCGCTTGCAGCATGTCATCTTGTATGAAAAACTTATTGGACCATCTGGACTTTTTGACAATGAATATTGCTCCCAGAGCCGAGCTGTTTAAAAAGAAAGTATTTATTATTACGACAGGTGCAGGTTCTATTGCAGCCATAAAACCAATTAAGAAATATATATTATCATGCCAGACAAGAGTACCCATATATTTCTACGATTTTCATGTATCACATGTTTAA
- a CDS encoding RNA polymerase sigma factor produces the protein MSMKMRINEVKKKEYFTEQYDQCFDYVYSYIYARTAGNRQMTEDIVEETFSAAWLSLDRFNNRSSFRTWLCSIAKNKLRESYRKAISSEKYEILDNDSYIEYESSFDLEQFELDKEKRQCVQNALNEINPLYRYVLILKYVDDISVKEIAKDLEKSVKSVDGILQRAKIAFKKVYLNMKGYDKNHGRQRS, from the coding sequence ATGAGTATGAAGATGAGGATAAACGAGGTAAAAAAGAAAGAGTATTTTACTGAACAATATGACCAATGCTTTGATTATGTTTACTCATATATCTATGCCAGAACAGCAGGAAATAGACAAATGACTGAGGATATTGTAGAAGAGACTTTTTCTGCTGCATGGCTATCTCTTGATCGGTTTAATAATAGAAGTTCATTTCGAACATGGCTCTGCTCAATAGCGAAAAATAAGCTTAGAGAAAGTTATCGTAAAGCGATTAGTAGTGAAAAGTATGAGATTCTAGATAATGACAGCTATATTGAATATGAGAGTAGCTTTGATCTGGAACAGTTTGAACTTGACAAAGAGAAGCGCCAGTGTGTACAAAATGCTCTTAATGAAATAAATCCCCTTTACAGATACGTGCTTATATTGAAATATGTGGATGATATAAGTGTAAAAGAAATTGCTAAAGATCTAGAAAAATCGGTTAAGAGCGTGGACGGCATACTTCAACGGGCAAAAATTGCTTTTAAAAAAGTGTATTTGAATATGAAAGGGTATGATAAAAATCATGGACGACAGAGAAGTTGA
- a CDS encoding YIP1 family protein: protein MIIVLSTAILETIFAPIAYFCTYRNRYEINLDISSMFLRLVVVIITWVVVCTVFWLLSKYFHKKISFRQTASIWGLSYIPNFLCIILYNILLIKPKIYNGSGFSTFIISSLFIMFLIWKAIYYFMYMRSVLNTTLREIVIITVVSAFLFISLIMLEFMVGVQVPVL, encoded by the coding sequence ATGATTATAGTACTTTCTACTGCGATTTTAGAAACGATATTTGCTCCAATTGCGTACTTCTGTACTTATAGGAATAGGTATGAAATTAATTTGGATATTAGTAGTATGTTCCTTAGGCTGGTCGTTGTAATCATCACATGGGTTGTTGTATGTACAGTTTTCTGGCTGTTGTCTAAATATTTTCACAAAAAAATAAGCTTTAGACAGACAGCATCTATATGGGGGCTAAGTTATATACCAAATTTTTTATGTATCATTTTATATAATATCCTATTGATAAAACCAAAGATTTACAATGGAAGTGGATTTTCAACCTTTATTATCAGTTCACTTTTTATAATGTTTCTTATCTGGAAGGCGATATATTACTTTATGTACATGCGATCTGTACTTAATACTACATTACGTGAGATTGTTATTATTACGGTGGTATCAGCATTTTTATTTATTTCATTGATAATGCTAGAGTTTATGGTTGGGGTACAAGTACCTGTTTTATAG
- a CDS encoding AAA family ATPase: MKNLVIINGTMGVGKTATCRELQKILPLNIFLDGDWCWDMTPFTVTEETKAMVMDNISYLLNNFIRCSEYENIIFCWVMHEQWIIDELLSRLDLGSCTAKIFSLTADCEALKSRLNKDVANGIRTKDIIQRSISRIKKYDCLNSEKIDVSKISPKQAAEAVSARIL, translated from the coding sequence GTGAAGAATTTAGTAATAATAAATGGTACAATGGGTGTTGGTAAAACAGCTACGTGCAGAGAACTACAAAAAATCCTGCCACTAAATATTTTTCTCGATGGTGACTGGTGCTGGGATATGACTCCATTTACGGTTACTGAGGAAACAAAAGCAATGGTAATGGATAACATAAGCTATTTGCTCAACAATTTTATTCGTTGTTCAGAATATGAAAATATAATTTTTTGCTGGGTTATGCACGAGCAGTGGATAATTGATGAGCTTCTTTCAAGACTTGATCTGGGTAGTTGTACAGCAAAAATCTTTTCTTTAACAGCAGACTGTGAAGCATTAAAAAGTAGGCTGAACAAAGATGTAGCTAACGGAATAAGAACCAAAGACATAATTCAAAGAAGTATCAGCAGAATTAAAAAGTATGATTGCTTAAATTCAGAGAAAATTGATGTTAGTAAAATATCTCCTAAACAAGCAGCGGAGGCTGTTTCAGCAAGAATACTATAA
- a CDS encoding ClbS/DfsB family four-helix bundle protein — protein MGRPTTKTDLINAATINYDNMNVLISKLTETELSTPFDFSEDEKKTEAHWKRDKNLRDILIHLYEWHQLLLTWIQANENGENKSFIPEPYNWKTYGDMNVEFWRKHQSTSLEQAGELLKKTHKDVLSLAETFSNEELFSKGVYKWVGGSTLGSYFVSATASHYEWAMKKMKAHMKNCKK, from the coding sequence ATGGGAAGACCAACAACAAAAACAGATTTGATTAATGCAGCGACAATTAATTACGATAATATGAATGTTTTGATTTCTAAATTAACAGAAACAGAACTTTCAACACCTTTTGATTTTTCAGAAGATGAAAAAAAGACAGAAGCTCACTGGAAAAGAGATAAGAATCTTCGAGATATCCTAATTCATCTCTATGAATGGCATCAACTTTTATTGACTTGGATACAGGCAAATGAAAATGGAGAAAACAAATCATTTATTCCGGAACCGTATAATTGGAAAACATATGGCGATATGAATGTTGAATTTTGGAGAAAACATCAAAGTACATCATTGGAACAAGCGGGAGAATTGCTTAAAAAAACTCATAAGGATGTGTTAAGTTTGGCAGAGACTTTTTCTAATGAAGAATTATTTTCAAAAGGTGTATATAAATGGGTTGGCGGAAGTACATTAGGATCTTATTTTGTAAGTGCTACAGCAAGTCATTATGAATGGGCTATGAAAAAAATGAAAGCACATATGAAAAACTGTAAGAAATAA